The Apium graveolens cultivar Ventura chromosome 10, ASM990537v1, whole genome shotgun sequence nucleotide sequence TTGGAAATAATTGGGGGGACATGACGTGTCAGTACTAACCCCACCGACCTATGAGGGCCAAGAAAGATTGAGCATCATTTGGTAACCCCACCGTCCCACCAAAttcactatatatatatatatatatcccctCCTCTTGTGATTAAGCACAACCGTTTCCCCCTCCACCTCTTTTTATTCCTCTCTTACAAATATTGTCTTTGGTAGTGTGGACATGACTGCTCAAGTGGTGCCGGAGAAGAATCTTAAAGGAATTCATCACTTGGGAATGGATAGTTACTCTCAATTATCTCCCAAAAGGTACTTGCATTGCTACTTTACTCATGAACATATTTGATTATCCATGTTATTATGATTTATATAAGTAACGTGGTATGATGATCTTCCTTGCTAACTAACTGCTTTTACGTGAGATCACATACCATGAGAAAGAAAATCCCAACATCATATCTTTGTTAGATTTCTCCATCTAAAATGGCTCTTTATAACTTTCAAGCCCAATCATCTACATCATATCCAAAATTACAAAGCAATCACTTGATTCCAAATTTCCCAATTTTGATGAAGATAGAATTCATTATTAGTGTACGTATGTCGTATTCTTGTTGTATGTGTGGCTCTTACACATTGCtacaatttttctttaacttgTTGTCATTATTATTTAGCATATCCTCCTATATATATGGCGTTTTGATAAAATTGTCCCTATTGTAATTAAATGTATAGGCTGGAGGGAAAGATAGCAATTGTGACAGGCGGGGCCAAAGGTATTGGAGAGGCAACAGCAAGACTGTTTGCGAAACATGGTGCCAAAGTTATAATTGCAGATGTTGAGGACGCACTTGGGAATGCACTTGCTAACACATTACCCCATTCTGCTTCTTATGTACATTGTAACGTTAGTTCGGAAGAAGATATTGAAGCGTTGATTAATTCTGCAATTTCTCGTTACGGACGTCTAGATATTCTTTTCAACAATGCCGGAGTGCTTGGTAATCAATCCAAGCACAAAAGCATTGTCAATTTTGACGTCGACGAGTTCGATCGTGTCATGAATGTGAATGTTAGGGGAGTTGCGTTAGGAATGAAGCACGCGGCTCGTGTCATGATACCTCGAGGCGACGGCTGCATAATTTCAACAGCTAGTGTGGCAGGAGTGATGGGGGGTCTTGGTCCCCATGCCTATACAGCTTCTAAACATGCAATTGTTGGATTGACTAAGAACACTGCATGTGAGTTAGGGAGGTACGGGATTAGGGTTAATTGTATTTCTCCGTTCGGGGTTGCGACATCGATGCTTGTTAATGCATGGAGAAGTACTGATGATGGAGAGGATGAAGAAATGGACATGAATTATGGGACAGGGCCTAATGAGAAACAAGTGGAGCAAATGGAGGAGTTTGTGGAAGGGTTGGCCAACTTGAAAGGTCAAGCTTTGAGAGCAAAAGATATAGCAGAGGCAGCTCTTTATCTTGCTAGTGATGAATCCAAGTACGTTAGCGGTCATAATCTTGTGGTGGACGGTGGAGTCACTACTTCTAGAAAttgtgttggtttgtaataatcTGAGAACTAGATATGTAATTAGTAACAAAACAATATTTATTAACTCTAATCTTGTACGATTTGTTGTCAGTGAAGTCCTGCTTATATCAAGGGCGGATCTAAGCACAACCCTCTGCGATAACCCAAGATAGAAACTATGATATAACTCttacatttttattttgaaaatatataaCTTTCTTATAAATAGTGTCCCTGCTCACAAAATGGTCCGGATGTGCCAGCTGACTTGTACGATGATGATATTTGTGATCGTTAAAAATTATCCAGGAGAGCTGTTTGCAATTTTATTTCGAATAGCATGAAATTTCAACATGACATGTTTCGAAACGTGAATCTTAATTTTAATATCCGTGATTTACATAGTTTATCTGATTAAACTTATTAGCAATCGTTTGGGTAAAAAATGAAATGCACTTCCTACCGGTTGAAAATGTTGATAAGCTGAAGTTAGCGGTACTTCAATGACTTTAGTTTAGTATCTTTGTATTGTATAAAATAATTCTATTATTTgactaattatttaattagatttatgtaaaatatatttagttaaattaattataataaattaaatgtgaataatttatgtatatatatatattagctcATAGTGCAATATTAATTTAAAGAGATTTGTTAAAATACGATTTTTAGTTTTATTTGAAAGAATAtgtttttataatattttattttaaaaagatgattttgatttttttttaaaataattttgtaactCAATATAACCAAATGCAATCTCACAAAAAATAACCTCGAATGCAATAAAAACAATTCAGTACTTTCTAGAAAATGATAAAAGTCGTATTTCAGTTTTTCTAATTTTAAATTTCTGTAtcaaaattattatattaaaaatttaattttgtttaaatatttataacttataaataaAGATTTATCAAACATATTATACGTAATTTATGCAAATATCTAAATTATTTATGAGTTATTATGCtcatattaattatatataatatacttcTCGATTAGTAATAAgttacattttttaaaaaattgaaagtATCTCCTAGCTTTGTCATTTGTTTCATATTTCAAAAAGTGTGCTAGGAATTAACGTAAAAAGCTACAAGGAAATATGAAGTTGACTGTTGACGTATGAGAACGCGAAGGCAGACTACCCTAGCTGTCAATATAGAACAAAGTCAAAAGAGTTGGTTGTCATGATTAAATTACGGCGGAGTTCTTAGATGCTTTTGAGGTTTTTAGGGATCTAACTTTGACACCGTTCAAATTGTATATAAAAGCTCCGTCCAAGTCCTCGGTAAGACTCACCCTCCATAGGCAACTCGAATAGAACTCCAAAAGGGAGTTAAACAACTGTAAATGGACTAtgcatattattttattaaaataaatgatATAGGTTATGGTGACTCAAAAATAAGGAATCTAATACATATTCTAATGTTTTAAGACTTAGGATATTGTTGAATTACTTATTTGCTCAATATGTCTCAAATTTTAGTTTAGAACAATATTACATGGCACTCTTGGACTTGCTGTAACTGAGCCAAATTGAACTGTTAAATATTTAGTTTCTCCGTCTcattgatttatatatgaattatttggatacggaaattaaaaaaatataattcaaagaaaaaaaataaaaaaaaaatgtGTTAGGTGATGGGTccaattattattttatatataaaataagtGTAGTGAAAGAAATGAGTTGATGaagttaatttttatattttaaaacttaaatatttttggtaagttttaaaaatttataGAATTGAGTGGGATGCcaaaaaagaaatatatatataaatgaatgAGATAAATGaagaatattaaaatttaatCGAATTTGAACTCGATTTTTGTCCGAGTCAAAAATTTATTTGTATATCGACTtgttataaaaaaaattgttcaCGAACTTCGCGACGGTTCACGTATACATTTCACGAACAACTCATGAATGATATTGTTCACGAACAACTAACCAACTTCGATTTACaaatattttatgaattttacttgtttatatatataaacgCATAAATATCAAATAAAATATGAAAAACCTTAGAAACCAATTATATAAATTGATTAGCATTTTGTTGGCTTAAACTGAATTagttctatcttaataatatatagaCTTAAATTTACATTACACCATCTTATATTGTTTCAAAAACAAATGTGTACCGAGAGTATTGAAAACTCAGTTTGTACCTCTCTATTTCAACCTGTAAATTCAGGAAACACCCATTCAACAATTACAATTAAAAAGGTAAAGGGTAAAAAAGGGATTTCAGTAAAATATTAACTAATCTAAATTTCTTATTTTTCAAATTATATTAAAAAGTGAATTTTATTATTATAGCTAAAAAATAATAACCctaaaattttcaaattaaattttttaattgagtttcaaattttaatatatattactAATGCCAAAATTATATAATTCTAgaaaaattaaattcaaaataactttttatcttttttttaattctatacttaatttaaatttaattattttatttttaattctttGACGTCGTTATTATTTTATTGTGCATTTAatgaaaatattttaattaatattaatatttaatgtaaaagaaatcatttttataaatattttaacttataTTTGGAATTCTAACTATAATTTGTTTACATTTTATAATGAAATTTATGTTTTACcccttattattttaattataattgtCAAAAGGGTGCACAGTGATTTAGTAAGCTGAAGTTGAGGGTGCAAtgtaaaattcgtaattttatttttaatttatttattagaaattagatattaatttgtctagataaatattttaaaattagaatattctgaaaacattttgtgcaaggtagttgatttgtgaaaagatttgttatttgtggaaataagtgtaagaataatttagaaaatcgaaatttttttagtttaggtaattgtgtgtatcaaatattttatttatggaatttacttggagaggttgtaaatctttaggaggaaatattattatttcctagttgagatatagggttttgtatcgttataaatacaccatattcgtattccttgtttttatcattaaaattcgtaggactttctcagcaaaaatcagcagtcttgtaaaattcgtagaaaattcatcgtaagtcggaattcagtgattctggacttttcggagaggtcttttcgttatcttcaactttcgtgtttcgtgttttccaaTATAACATCGTTTAAtgggtcaaaaaggctatattcagatctggtcaggttttgaagtaagttttcgatcgatcttactagtgttttcaaaattgtatgttatgcgtttatatttgattatcaaaatatgggctaagtgatgatattttttaatgtattatgtgttacaagtatacgtattgTTGTATATATGTGGTGTGTAGACGATAATTTTAGATctctgatttgtgccatggtttgtgaaaatatcgaataagaatttaggaccgcagtcaccggattgtagtgacagttttatgaaaatttaggaccgttatcaccgggttgtagtggtcgtggcatgggttatggattttgaattattgttgtttatgtgctatgtgtatcgaataagaataagaatatgtatcaaaaGTGTTTGTTTCTTATATCGTATCATATTAATTATCGTATTTTTTTaatatgtgtatgtgttacttggcctactagttggatcgattattttcttgctgggctgtatagctcattcttacaatttcaggtttcgtccgagattcgagttgaatagcattggagttcgaggaccttaGTTTTGTAATAGTTGGACCgtttccgttagctgcgcttttgtaatagtctcCTTTGTAATTGAATTTTGGATTAATAATTGTATTAGAATTTAGTTTTGTATTTAGAGTTAGTGGTCCGCAAGTGCGGGtcgttacagttggtatcaagagcaggctgtccttcggagtgtattaggtatgggactagtacattccctaggatgcgatcctttagactatcgtataggtcttagaaaattattttggatttagggcatttatttgtgtgattatttgatatgtttgacttttgtgtttttttgattaTTGACTATAAGTTTAGAATTTGTTTTGTGTGTTCTAGTAAAGATGGATGGAGAAAATCAGAACAACAATGAAAATCAGGGCAATAATGATGAAGGAGGAAACGTCTTTGACCAGCTGGCTGAAACTCTAGCTGTACTTGTGAATCAGCAACCGAAGCCCAACATCGTCTCTCAATTCAAGCGTTTGAACCCGCCAACTTTTGATGGAGCTACAGACCCGGCTATCGTTGAGATGTGGATCcaagagatggaaaaagctttcGGACTTCTGGGGAGCAATGAGGAACAGAAGGTGACCTTAGCTGTGTACCAATTGTAAGGAAGCGCTTACGACTGGTGGCTTATGGAAAAGAGGAAGAATGAGACGACAAATCTTGAAGAAAATCATGAACCGTACACTTGGGCAAAGTTCAAGAAGGCTTTAGAGGACAAGTACTTTCCGAGAACAGTTCGTCTGCAGAAAGAGAGGGACTTCATTCGACTTCAACAAGGTGGAAGAACCGTCATTGAATACGAAGCAGAATTTGCAAAGCTTGCGAAGTACGCGTCGACCCTAGTAGCAGATGAGAGCAGTCGAGCACGAAGATTAGAGGAGGGACTTCGAAGTGACATCAGGAATTCAGTGGCGTCGTTTGAACTTCAGACGTACGAGGCTGTCCTCAACAAGGCGTTAGTGATCGAAAGGGGCTTGGCAGAATCTGAAAAGGCGTCTGGCAGTTGGAATAAGAGGCGGTTCACTCAAACTAGTGGGCAATCTTTTCAAGGGGGACCACTCAAGAAGCCACACGTGTACGATAACATCGGGGGTCAAGGTGATCGAGAGACGTGTACCAGGTGCGGCAAGAATCATCCGGACAAAGTCTGTCGTTGGAATACAGGTGCTTGTTTTCATTGCGGAGAAGTAGGACATAAGATTTCGAATTGTCCGCACAATCCGCCACCGCCACCAAGGAAGGAAGCAGATAACAAGATGGGCAAAGGACGTGTGTTTCAGCTGACAGGAAATGACAACTATCGCAATTAAGGTATGATTTCTTTTCTTTAGTgacttatttaatttatttatgttatgtgaatttggggaccaaattcttttaaggagggaagaatgtaaaattcgtaattttatttttaatttatttattagaaattagatattaatttgtctagataaatattttaaaattagaatattctgaaaacattttgtgcaaggtagttgatttgtgaaaagatttgttatttgtggaaataagtgtaagaataatttagaaaatcgaaatttttttagtttaggtaattgtgtgtatcaaatattttatttatggaatttacttggagaggttgtaaatctttaggaggaaatattattatttcctagttgagatatagggttttgtatcgttataaatacaccatattcgtattccttgtttttatcattaaaattcgtaggactttctcagcaaaaatcagcagtcttgtaaaattcgtagaaaattcatcgtaagtcggaattcagtgattctggacttttcggagaggtcttttcgttatcttcaactttcgtgtttcgtgttttccaaTATAACATCGTTTAAtgggtcaaaaaggctatattcagatctggtcaggttttgaagtaagttttcgatcgatcttactagtgttttcaaaattgtatgttatgcgtttatatttgattatcaaaatatgggctaagtgatgatattttttaatgtattatgtgttacaagtatacgtattgTTGTATATATGTGGTGTGTAGACGATAATTTTAGATctctgatttgtgccatggtttgtgaaaatatcgaataagaatttaggaccgcagtcaccggattgtagtgacagttttatgaaaatttaggaccgttatcaccgggttgtagtggtcgtggcatgggttatggattttgaattattgttgtttatgtgctatgtgtatcgaataagaataagaatatgtatcaaaaGTGTTTGTTTCTTATATCGTATCATATTAATTATCGTATTTTTTTaatatgtgtatgtgttacttggcctactagttggatcgattattttcttgctgggctgtatagctcattcttacaatttcaggtttcgtccgagattcgagttgaatagcattggagttcgaggaccttaGTTTTGTAATAGTTGGACCgtttccgttagctgcgcttttgtaatagtctcCTTTGTAATTGAATTTTGGATTAATAATTGTATTAGAATTTAGTTTTGTATTTAGAGTTAGTGGTCCGCAAGTGCGGGTCGTTACATGCAAGTTGTATTTTCGAAAATTCGGGtacaaaattattttttcaaCTTTGTTTAAGGGTGCAAAGTGCACTTAACTATAATATATATACTAATTAAATACATGAACATAGATTAAATGATATAGTTATATATTTACTATTTAacatttattataatttaaattatatatattatttataaatttatcaAAGAAATGATGAACATGTTAGATAAAATGATAAATTAATTCGTAGATAAATatgtaaatatgtatatattCACATATTATACATGAGTTCATAAAACATATTTAAAAGTACATAGTAGAACCCGTATATAATAATACTTTATATAACGATAACCTCCATATTGTGATAAAAAATTATGGTTCCAGTTTAAGTCAATTACATTTAAAAATAACTTCTATAATATTCTATATTTTTTTCATACTTTATTAATTTCCCCTTATATAAGAATAAAAATGctacaaaacaaaaaacaactaTGACAAAATAAAAACCCCTCTTTTTAGAAAGCCAAAAATATTCGATGAATATAAATATATTCAAAACATCAATGTAACGAATGCGGAAAAAGAAATCAAAAACTTAATATTATGAACAAAACTTGAAACTATAAAAGGTTGTTTGGGAAAATGTGAATCTACGTTGCTCGTTATTGTTAATTTGTAAGAAATTTGGTGGAGAGAGGAATGGGGGTTTATGTTTGGGGATAAA carries:
- the LOC141692659 gene encoding short-chain dehydrogenase reductase 2a-like, with the protein product MTAQVVPEKNLKGIHHLGMDSYSQLSPKRLEGKIAIVTGGAKGIGEATARLFAKHGAKVIIADVEDALGNALANTLPHSASYVHCNVSSEEDIEALINSAISRYGRLDILFNNAGVLGNQSKHKSIVNFDVDEFDRVMNVNVRGVALGMKHAARVMIPRGDGCIISTASVAGVMGGLGPHAYTASKHAIVGLTKNTACELGRYGIRVNCISPFGVATSMLVNAWRSTDDGEDEEMDMNYGTGPNEKQVEQMEEFVEGLANLKGQALRAKDIAEAALYLASDESKYVSGHNLVVDGGVTTSRNCVGL
- the LOC141691166 gene encoding uncharacterized protein LOC141691166; the encoded protein is MEKRKNETTNLEENHEPYTWAKFKKALEDKYFPRTVRLQKERDFIRLQQGGRTVIEYEAEFAKLAKYASTLVADESSRARRLEEGLRSDIRNSVASFELQTYEAVLNKALVIERGLAESEKASGSWNKRRFTQTSGQSFQGGPLKKPHVYDNIGGQGDRETCTRCGKNHPDKVCRWNTGACFHCGEVGHKISNCPHNPPPPPRKEADNKMGKGRVFQLTGNDNYRN